In Campylobacter sp. 2014D-0216, the following proteins share a genomic window:
- a CDS encoding molybdopterin guanine dinucleotide-containing S/N-oxide reductase, whose translation MSLTRRKFLKGLAATSAVASVNPLLAASEGTKFYDTKKIPHATHFGAIWAEVNSEGKLVKVTPQQSDKHPSIITDAIIDRTYSDTRVKYPCVRKSFLEGKKRPKLRGKEPFVRVSWEKALELVLQKLKETPIENLFNASYGAWGHVGLLHNCNSVAGRFFNTALGGHIGTDGEYSNGAAGKVNASIVGDLEVYSLQTSHEVILENTQVYVLWGADLYKCNQIDFKVANRGNDDYYKKYSKSKIKFITIDPQYTQTAEILNAEWIKIRPNTDVALMLGMMNYLYKSGKYDKKFIEKYTDGFDKFLPYLLGKSDGIDKTPAWAANITGVEEKVITALADTFVKNRTFLAGNWAMQRAHHGEQADWTLMVLASMIGQVGLPGGGFGFSMHYSGGGQAFSGVRLPVGLPQGKNNLDTNIPASRVSEAILNPGKTVKFKGKEITYPKIKMMYVVGASVLGHHPDTNELIKALRTLDTLIVHEPWWTPMAKMADIVLPSTTTLERDDISFGGSYSQDYVYAMKKVIEPYFESRNDYDIFEELAKRIGEREHKKFTGGKTKQQWLEGFYGRSDCPYYMEFADFWKQGFIHFETPKEAYNFVRHSEFRADPVANKLATESGKIQIYSPKFEKYNLEDFKAHPTWFEPAEWLGNEKLVKKHPFHLVSPHPRYRVHSQLDNTWVRDLYKIQGREPVMINTNDAKKLGITHGEVVEVYNDRGSLLAGAFVTDNIMEGVISIQEGAWYDPEDVSDSKPRCNAGHVNVLTSSRPTSTMAQATSVNTCLVGIKKLKEVIKPYNSTTPPEIIGA comes from the coding sequence ATGAGTTTAACTAGAAGAAAGTTTTTAAAAGGACTTGCTGCTACTTCGGCAGTTGCTTCAGTAAATCCTTTGTTAGCTGCGAGCGAAGGAACTAAATTTTATGATACTAAAAAAATTCCTCACGCAACACATTTTGGGGCTATTTGGGCTGAAGTAAATTCAGAGGGCAAACTTGTAAAAGTTACACCACAACAATCTGACAAACATCCTTCTATTATCACTGATGCGATCATTGATAGAACTTATTCTGATACTAGGGTGAAATATCCTTGTGTAAGAAAAAGTTTTTTAGAAGGTAAAAAAAGACCTAAATTAAGAGGTAAAGAGCCTTTTGTAAGAGTTAGTTGGGAGAAAGCTTTAGAGCTTGTATTGCAAAAATTAAAAGAAACTCCTATTGAAAATTTATTCAACGCAAGTTATGGTGCTTGGGGACATGTAGGCTTATTGCACAATTGTAACTCTGTTGCAGGAAGATTTTTCAATACCGCTTTAGGTGGACATATTGGTACTGATGGTGAGTATAGTAATGGTGCTGCTGGTAAAGTAAATGCTAGTATAGTAGGGGATTTGGAAGTTTATTCATTACAAACTTCACATGAGGTTATTTTGGAAAATACCCAAGTGTATGTTTTATGGGGTGCTGATCTTTATAAATGTAATCAAATTGATTTTAAAGTTGCAAATCGTGGCAATGATGATTATTATAAAAAATACAGCAAATCAAAAATCAAATTTATCACAATTGATCCTCAATATACTCAAACAGCAGAAATTTTAAATGCAGAGTGGATTAAAATTCGTCCAAATACCGATGTTGCTTTAATGCTTGGTATGATGAATTATCTATACAAAAGTGGAAAGTATGATAAAAAATTTATAGAAAAATATACTGATGGTTTTGATAAATTCTTGCCTTATTTACTTGGAAAATCAGATGGCATTGATAAAACTCCGGCTTGGGCTGCAAATATCACTGGTGTAGAAGAAAAAGTAATCACAGCTTTAGCAGATACTTTTGTTAAAAACAGAACTTTCTTAGCAGGTAACTGGGCAATGCAAAGAGCACACCATGGAGAGCAAGCAGACTGGACTTTAATGGTGTTAGCTTCAATGATAGGTCAAGTGGGCTTACCTGGTGGTGGATTTGGTTTTTCTATGCATTATTCAGGTGGTGGACAAGCATTCTCTGGTGTAAGATTGCCAGTAGGTTTACCACAAGGTAAAAATAATCTTGATACAAATATTCCTGCAAGTAGGGTTTCAGAAGCGATTTTAAATCCAGGTAAAACTGTGAAATTTAAAGGTAAAGAAATTACCTATCCAAAAATCAAAATGATGTATGTAGTTGGTGCTTCTGTATTGGGTCACCACCCAGATACTAATGAGCTTATTAAAGCGCTAAGAACATTGGATACATTGATTGTACATGAGCCTTGGTGGACACCTATGGCAAAAATGGCAGATATTGTACTACCATCAACTACGACTTTAGAAAGAGACGATATCAGCTTTGGTGGTTCTTATTCGCAAGATTATGTTTATGCTATGAAAAAAGTAATCGAACCTTATTTTGAAAGTAGAAATGATTATGATATTTTTGAAGAATTAGCAAAAAGAATAGGCGAAAGAGAACATAAAAAATTTACCGGTGGTAAAACTAAACAACAATGGCTTGAAGGTTTTTACGGTAGAAGTGATTGTCCTTATTATATGGAATTTGCTGATTTTTGGAAGCAAGGTTTTATTCACTTTGAAACGCCAAAAGAGGCATACAACTTTGTAAGACACTCTGAATTTAGAGCAGATCCGGTAGCGAATAAACTTGCTACAGAAAGTGGAAAAATTCAAATCTACTCTCCAAAATTTGAAAAATACAACCTAGAAGATTTTAAAGCACATCCAACTTGGTTTGAACCTGCTGAATGGCTAGGTAATGAAAAATTAGTAAAAAAACATCCTTTCCATTTAGTAAGTCCACACCCAAGATACAGAGTACACTCTCAGCTTGATAATACTTGGGTAAGAGATTTGTATAAAATTCAAGGTAGAGAACCTGTAATGATTAATACAAACGATGCAAAAAAACTTGGTATTACTCATGGAGAGGTTGTAGAAGTATATAATGATCGTGGATCGCTTTTAGCAGGTGCCTTTGTAACTGATAATATCATGGAAGGTGTGATTAGTATCCAAGAAGGCGCATGGTATGATCCTGAAGATGTAAGTGATAGTAAGCCAAGATGTAATGCAGGCCATGTAAATGTTTTAACTAGTTCAAGACCAACTTCAACCATGGCGCAAGCAACTAGTGTAAATACTTGTCTTGTTGGTATTAAGAAATTAAAAGAAGTTATAAAACCTTATAACTCAACTACACCACCTGAAATCATAGGAGCTTAA
- a CDS encoding phospholipid carrier-dependent glycosyltransferase, which yields MKRYLTAILFFDFCALLYGVNTLSISYNEAQIYFYDHSFIAMIAKIGTVLFGQNDFGLRIPFIFLHSLSCVLLYILALKYTKTSFDALISVVLFILLPGTVASALLVNESSIVIFFTLLILVLFEYKKNLMFYFLLVLVLFIDGNFAILYLSFFFYAIYTKDKLLIACSLILFAVAMSFYGFDASGKPKGYFLDTLGIFAACFSPLIFLYFFYVVYRILLQGHKPLLWFISATTFIFCLVFSIRQRLFLEDFLPFCVVCTPLLIRYLMSSYRSRMPQLRLKHKIFIECSLVFLLFFYVGIIFNQVFYYLLKDPKKHFAYDYHIAKNLASSLKEQNITKISTQDKELALRLQFYGINEGKLELYSDKNPSDLYVDLGRYRIYYHIK from the coding sequence ATGAAAAGGTATTTAACTGCCATTTTATTTTTTGATTTTTGCGCTTTATTATATGGAGTAAACACCCTCTCCATAAGCTATAATGAGGCGCAAATTTATTTTTATGATCATAGCTTTATTGCTATGATCGCTAAAATAGGTACAGTTCTTTTTGGTCAAAATGATTTTGGCTTGAGAATCCCTTTTATTTTTCTACACTCTTTAAGTTGTGTTTTGCTTTATATACTAGCTTTAAAATATACCAAAACTTCTTTTGACGCATTGATATCTGTTGTACTTTTTATATTGCTTCCAGGTACTGTAGCTAGTGCTTTACTGGTGAATGAATCTAGCATAGTGATTTTTTTTACTTTGTTGATTTTGGTTTTATTTGAATACAAAAAAAACCTTATGTTTTATTTTTTACTCGTTTTGGTATTATTTATAGATGGTAATTTTGCAATTTTATATTTATCTTTTTTCTTTTATGCAATTTATACAAAAGACAAATTGCTCATAGCCTGTTCACTAATTTTATTTGCGGTTGCAATGAGTTTTTATGGCTTTGATGCAAGTGGTAAGCCTAAGGGGTATTTTTTAGATACCTTAGGTATTTTTGCAGCATGCTTTTCGCCTTTGATATTTCTTTATTTTTTTTATGTTGTTTATAGGATACTTTTACAAGGCCATAAACCACTTTTGTGGTTTATTAGTGCAACGACATTTATTTTTTGCCTAGTATTTTCGATAAGACAAAGATTGTTTTTAGAGGATTTTTTACCATTTTGTGTGGTATGTACCCCATTGCTAATTCGCTATTTAATGTCCTCATATCGCTCTAGAATGCCGCAATTGCGTTTAAAACATAAAATTTTTATCGAATGTTCTTTGGTGTTTTTGTTGTTTTTTTATGTGGGCATTATTTTCAATCAAGTGTTTTATTATCTACTAAAAGATCCAAAAAAACATTTTGCATATGATTATCATATTGCAAAAAATTTAGCATCTTCTTTAAAAGAACAAAACATAACAAAAATTTCCACCCAAGATAAAGAACTAGCACTTAGACTTCAATTTTATGGCATTAATGAAGGGAAATTAGAGCTTTATTCTGATAAAAATCCTAGTGATTTATATGTTGATTTGGGTAGGTATAGAATTTATTATCATATTAAATGA
- a CDS encoding pilus assembly FimT family protein, which yields MKTAFTLVELVFVCVILSILFSISYFYFKPNYLRLGAEQILNDIKYTRHLALIQNDFRAKEFNIAKREWYKAKWQLYFIRSKSATNNEQTYTIFLDKNGDGNANIGKHMINKDREIAVDLINPNILMNSGQSGVINQNDFKANIKYNIEKSYGIVKVLFEGACKGTTRLIFDDYGRLYTPLKNANRSYDKLSSLDNDCIIKLSNYQDQHLCIVIDPFSGYAYIPKFSTSKNQNIFLNGKQITCSQL from the coding sequence ATGAAAACAGCATTTACTCTGGTGGAATTAGTCTTTGTCTGTGTTATACTTTCGATTTTATTTTCAATATCATATTTTTATTTTAAGCCTAATTATCTACGTTTGGGTGCTGAACAAATTTTAAATGATATTAAATACACAAGACATCTAGCATTAATACAAAATGATTTTAGAGCAAAAGAATTTAATATCGCAAAAAGAGAATGGTATAAAGCAAAATGGCAGTTGTATTTTATACGTTCTAAATCAGCCACTAATAATGAGCAAACCTATACGATTTTTTTAGACAAAAATGGCGATGGAAATGCAAATATCGGAAAACATATGATCAATAAAGATAGAGAAATAGCGGTGGATTTGATTAATCCAAATATCTTAATGAATTCAGGTCAAAGTGGTGTCATTAATCAGAATGATTTCAAAGCAAATATAAAGTACAATATCGAAAAAAGCTATGGTATCGTTAAAGTTTTGTTTGAAGGTGCTTGCAAAGGAACTACACGTTTGATTTTTGATGATTATGGTCGTTTATATACTCCTTTAAAAAATGCAAACCGAAGTTATGATAAATTAAGCTCTTTGGATAATGATTGCATTATTAAGTTGTCTAATTACCAAGATCAGCATTTGTGTATCGTGATCGATCCTTTTAGTGGTTATGCTTATATACCAAAATTTTCTACATCAAAAAATCAAAATATTTTTTTAAATGGTAAGCAAATAACTTGCTCGCAGCTTTAA
- a CDS encoding major outer membrane protein, with amino-acid sequence MKLVKLSLVAALAAGAFSAANAVSLEEAIKDVDVSGMMRYRFQSDRRDVGNRTVMVDNKEASGTVNGYNSSKNNEHKFKSQLNFKAALDDNFKAFVQFEYNSTDLGFGGANTQTNKTFNVKQANLEYTNEAYATSVTFGKLTVGSIWTDDAVGTGAKVVNNSIEGLTFAGYWFDALNWQDDGDFTDLSIAKSSLYGAAVLGDFDPFAFQVWAAYSANWAFLYAVDASYKFAFNDMNFKIQGQYLGNSLDSDKEKLGLADNNFYAAKFSGQISAFDFQAGIVGYGDKEKSTIVTLEDTGRVIAPGQQIFYSNEGSKLVGSHGENFFYFAGLGYTFAETLRVGFDYIGGKTERANEKDIDKNEFVASVSYAYSPKLTFSGFYSYLNEDFNTAGQDDTKDQFIRLEALYKF; translated from the coding sequence ATGAAACTAGTTAAACTTAGTTTAGTAGCAGCTTTAGCTGCAGGCGCTTTTTCAGCAGCTAACGCTGTTTCACTTGAAGAAGCTATAAAAGATGTTGATGTATCAGGAATGATGAGATACAGATTCCAATCTGACAGAAGAGATGTTGGAAACAGAACAGTAATGGTTGATAATAAAGAGGCTAGTGGTACTGTTAACGGTTACAATAGCTCTAAAAACAATGAACACAAATTCAAATCACAATTAAATTTTAAAGCAGCTTTAGATGATAACTTCAAAGCTTTCGTTCAATTTGAATACAACTCAACTGATCTTGGTTTTGGTGGAGCTAACACTCAAACAAACAAAACTTTCAATGTTAAACAAGCAAATTTAGAATACACTAACGAAGCTTATGCTACAAGCGTAACTTTTGGTAAATTAACTGTTGGTTCTATTTGGACTGATGATGCTGTAGGTACAGGAGCTAAAGTAGTAAACAACTCTATCGAAGGTTTAACTTTTGCTGGTTATTGGTTTGATGCACTAAATTGGCAAGATGATGGTGACTTCACAGATTTAAGTATCGCTAAATCTTCACTATATGGTGCTGCTGTATTAGGTGACTTTGATCCATTTGCATTCCAAGTATGGGCTGCTTATTCAGCTAACTGGGCATTCTTATATGCAGTAGATGCTAGCTATAAATTTGCATTCAATGACATGAATTTCAAAATCCAAGGTCAATACCTAGGAAACAGCTTAGACAGCGACAAAGAAAAACTAGGTCTTGCTGACAACAATTTCTACGCTGCTAAATTCAGCGGACAAATCTCTGCTTTTGATTTCCAAGCAGGTATCGTTGGTTATGGTGATAAAGAAAAATCAACTATCGTTACTTTAGAAGACACAGGTAGAGTAATCGCTCCAGGTCAACAAATTTTCTACTCTAACGAAGGAAGTAAATTAGTTGGTAGCCATGGTGAAAACTTCTTCTACTTTGCAGGTTTAGGCTATACTTTTGCTGAAACTTTAAGAGTAGGATTTGACTATATCGGTGGTAAAACTGAAAGAGCAAATGAAAAAGACATTGATAAAAACGAATTTGTAGCAAGTGTGTCTTATGCTTATAGTCCAAAACTTACATTTAGTGGATTCTATTCTTACCTAAATGAAGACTTCAACACAGCTGGTCAAGACGATACTAAAGATCAATTCATCAGACTTGAAGCTCTATACAAATTCTAA
- a CDS encoding YaaA family protein has translation MKILFSPSEGKSKLDTHASMNEHSFVFSNLYSKRLEVIQYYQDYIAHSSQDDLKKFFGIKDDSEIKELCGNMLNKNTTKAIERYSGVAFDHLDYKSLNSNAQDYIDENVLIFSNLFGPILAKDLIPYYKLKQGEKIKNFNIEKFYKDNFSNALDNFLEDELVVDLRAKFYEKFYIVNKPFLSFTFLKNSKALSHFAKAYRGKILRLLAKENIQDKASLLEKLPSELKVKDIKIQGLKEEVILDMVS, from the coding sequence ATGAAAATTCTATTTTCACCCAGTGAAGGAAAAAGCAAGCTAGACACTCATGCTAGCATGAATGAACACTCGTTTGTTTTTTCTAACTTATACTCAAAAAGACTTGAAGTTATTCAGTATTATCAAGATTATATCGCACATAGCTCACAAGATGATTTGAAAAAGTTTTTTGGAATTAAAGATGATAGTGAAATAAAAGAGCTTTGCGGTAATATGTTAAATAAAAATACCACGAAGGCTATTGAAAGATATTCTGGTGTTGCTTTTGATCATTTAGATTATAAAAGCTTAAATTCAAATGCACAAGATTACATTGATGAAAATGTTTTAATTTTTTCTAATCTTTTTGGTCCTATTTTAGCCAAAGATCTTATACCTTATTATAAGCTAAAGCAAGGAGAGAAAATTAAAAATTTTAATATAGAAAAATTCTACAAGGATAATTTTTCCAATGCACTTGATAATTTTTTAGAAGATGAATTAGTCGTTGATCTTAGAGCTAAATTTTATGAAAAATTTTATATTGTCAATAAACCTTTTTTAAGTTTTACTTTTTTAAAAAATTCCAAAGCATTAAGTCATTTTGCAAAGGCTTATAGGGGTAAGATTTTAAGATTACTTGCAAAGGAAAATATACAAGATAAAGCAAGTTTATTGGAAAAATTGCCAAGTGAATTAAAGGTTAAAGATATAAAAATACAAGGATTAAAAGAAGAGGTTATTTTGGATATGGTAAGCTAA
- the tuf gene encoding elongation factor Tu, protein MAKEKFSRNKPHVNIGTIGHVDHGKTTLTAAISAVLSRRGLAELKDYDNIDNAPEEKERGITIATSHIEYETENRHYAHVDCPGHADYVKNMITGAAQMDGAILVVSAADGPMPQTREHILLSRQVGVPYIVVFMNKADMVDDAELLELVEMEIRELLSSYDFPGDDTPIISGSALQALEEAKAGQDGEWSKKILDLMAAVDEYIPTPARDTDKDFLMPIEDVFSISGRGTVVTGRIEKGVVKVGDTIEIVGIRETQSTTVTGVEMFRKEMDQGEAGDNVGVLLRGTKKEDVLRGMVLAKPKSITPHTDFEAEVYILNKDEGGRHTPFFNNYRPQFYVRTTDVTGSIQLAEGVEMVMPGENVRISVSLIAPVALEEGTRFAIREGGRTVGSGVVSKIIK, encoded by the coding sequence ATGGCTAAAGAAAAATTTTCACGTAATAAGCCTCACGTAAACATTGGTACTATTGGTCACGTTGACCACGGTAAAACTACTTTAACAGCTGCTATCTCTGCGGTTCTTTCAAGAAGAGGTTTGGCTGAGCTTAAAGATTATGATAATATCGATAATGCTCCTGAAGAAAAAGAGCGTGGTATTACTATTGCAACTTCTCACATTGAGTATGAAACAGAAAATCGTCACTATGCACACGTTGACTGTCCAGGTCACGCTGACTATGTTAAAAACATGATTACTGGTGCTGCTCAAATGGATGGTGCTATTCTTGTTGTTTCTGCTGCAGATGGTCCAATGCCACAAACTAGAGAGCACATCTTACTTTCTCGCCAAGTAGGTGTACCTTATATCGTTGTTTTCATGAACAAAGCAGATATGGTTGATGATGCTGAGTTGTTAGAATTAGTTGAAATGGAAATTAGAGAATTATTAAGTTCTTATGACTTCCCAGGAGATGACACTCCAATTATTTCAGGTTCTGCATTACAAGCTCTTGAAGAAGCAAAAGCTGGACAAGATGGTGAATGGTCTAAAAAAATCTTAGATCTTATGGCAGCAGTTGATGAGTATATCCCAACTCCAGCTCGTGATACAGATAAAGATTTCTTAATGCCAATCGAAGACGTATTCTCTATTTCAGGTCGTGGTACCGTTGTTACTGGTAGAATTGAAAAAGGTGTTGTTAAGGTTGGTGATACTATCGAAATCGTTGGTATTAGAGAGACTCAAAGCACTACAGTAACTGGTGTTGAAATGTTTAGAAAAGAAATGGATCAAGGTGAAGCAGGTGATAACGTAGGTGTTCTTCTACGTGGTACTAAAAAAGAAGATGTTCTTCGTGGTATGGTACTTGCTAAACCAAAATCAATCACTCCTCATACAGATTTTGAAGCAGAAGTTTATATCTTAAATAAAGACGAAGGTGGACGTCATACTCCATTCTTTAATAACTATAGACCACAGTTCTATGTAAGAACTACAGATGTTACTGGTTCTATTCAACTTGCAGAAGGTGTAGAAATGGTTATGCCAGGTGAGAATGTTAGAATTTCTGTAAGTCTAATTGCTCCAGTTGCACTTGAAGAAGGTACACGCTTTGCTATCCGTGAAGGTGGACGTACTGTTGGTTCAGGTGTTGTTTCTAAAATTATTAAATAA
- the rpmG gene encoding 50S ribosomal protein L33 produces the protein MRIKVGLKCEECGDINYSTFKNSKNTTEKLELKKYCPRLKKHTIHKEVKLKS, from the coding sequence ATGAGAATTAAAGTTGGCTTAAAATGTGAAGAGTGTGGTGATATTAACTACAGTACTTTTAAAAATAGTAAAAATACAACTGAAAAATTAGAATTAAAAAAATATTGCCCAAGATTAAAAAAACATACAATTCATAAAGAAGTTAAATTAAAAAGTTAA
- the secE gene encoding preprotein translocase subunit SecE, which produces MEKLITYFKLSKAELGKVIWPLKEQVRNAYITVFVVVTVVSLFLALVDLIMSFSLSKIIG; this is translated from the coding sequence ATGGAAAAACTAATAACTTATTTTAAATTATCAAAAGCTGAACTAGGAAAAGTAATTTGGCCTTTAAAAGAGCAAGTTAGAAATGCTTATATTACAGTTTTTGTAGTTGTTACTGTTGTTTCATTATTTTTGGCATTAGTTGATTTAATTATGTCATTTTCATTATCTAAGATTATAGGGTAG
- the nusG gene encoding transcription termination/antitermination protein NusG, which translates to MMNHKWYAIQTYAGSEMAVKRAIENLVRDHGIQEQLLEVIVPTEDVIEFKNGKEKISERSLYSGYVFANIDLSTELWHKIQSLPKVGRFIGESKKPTPLSEKDINLILEKVKNKAAPKPKISFDKEESVRITEGPFANFVGIVEEYDMVRGVLKLNVSIFGRSTPVEILYSQVEKIV; encoded by the coding sequence ATGATGAATCATAAATGGTATGCAATTCAAACTTATGCAGGTAGCGAAATGGCGGTAAAAAGAGCCATAGAAAATTTAGTTAGAGATCACGGTATTCAAGAACAATTATTAGAGGTAATTGTTCCAACTGAAGATGTGATTGAATTTAAAAATGGTAAAGAGAAAATAAGCGAAAGAAGTTTATATTCAGGTTATGTTTTTGCTAATATAGACTTATCAACTGAGCTTTGGCATAAAATTCAGTCTTTACCAAAAGTGGGACGTTTTATTGGTGAAAGTAAAAAACCAACCCCATTAAGTGAAAAAGATATCAATCTTATTTTAGAAAAGGTGAAAAATAAAGCAGCACCTAAACCTAAAATTTCATTTGATAAAGAAGAAAGTGTAAGAATTACCGAAGGACCTTTTGCAAACTTTGTTGGTATTGTAGAAGAATACGATATGGTAAGAGGTGTTTTGAAGTTGAATGTTTCGATATTTGGCAGATCAACTCCAGTAGAGATCTTATACTCTCAAGTTGAAAAAATAGTTTGA
- the rplK gene encoding 50S ribosomal protein L11: protein MAKKVVGEIKLQIAATKANPSPPVGPALGQQGVNIMEFCKAFNERTKDMAGFNIPVVITVYADKSFTFITKQPPATDLIKKAAGISKGADNPLKNKVGKLTKAQVLEIVDKKIADMNTKDREQAAKIIMGSARSMGVEIVD from the coding sequence ATGGCTAAAAAAGTCGTAGGTGAAATTAAATTACAAATAGCTGCTACTAAGGCTAATCCATCGCCTCCAGTTGGTCCTGCTTTGGGTCAGCAAGGTGTTAATATCATGGAATTTTGTAAGGCGTTCAATGAAAGAACAAAAGATATGGCTGGTTTTAATATTCCAGTTGTTATCACTGTATATGCTGATAAAAGCTTTACATTTATCACAAAACAACCACCAGCAACTGATTTGATCAAAAAAGCTGCGGGTATTTCTAAAGGTGCTGATAATCCTTTAAAAAATAAAGTTGGAAAACTAACTAAAGCACAAGTATTAGAAATTGTTGATAAAAAAATTGCAGATATGAACACTAAAGACAGAGAACAAGCTGCTAAGATTATTATGGGTTCGGCTCGTTCTATGGGTGTTGAAATCGTAGATTAA